The following are encoded together in the Candidatus Delongbacteria bacterium genome:
- a CDS encoding TrkA family potassium uptake protein, whose translation MAEQILIIGLGHFGMSLAKTLSDKGVEVLAVDYKKHLVEEAAAFVTEAVIIDATDEFELKKLEPSKRDAVVCAIGDDSKDSSIICTALLRQMGAKLIISRANDKIHRRILKLVGAHQIINPEEEFGKRFANRLLYRKAIVETALGEDLQLTEISIQPKMIGKTLIELALPKKYGIMVVGIRDTETGKIAQPKADEPLDKNINLIIVSNEHAIPKLLKD comes from the coding sequence ATGGCTGAACAAATTTTAATTATAGGTCTTGGACATTTTGGAATGTCACTTGCCAAAACTTTATCCGATAAAGGTGTAGAAGTTTTAGCAGTAGACTATAAAAAACATCTTGTGGAGGAGGCTGCTGCTTTTGTTACGGAAGCAGTAATTATTGATGCGACAGATGAGTTTGAGTTAAAAAAACTTGAGCCATCCAAAAGAGATGCGGTAGTTTGTGCTATAGGGGATGATTCGAAAGATTCTTCAATTATTTGTACTGCTCTTTTAAGACAAATGGGAGCTAAACTTATTATCTCTCGAGCAAATGATAAAATACACAGAAGAATTCTAAAATTAGTTGGTGCACATCAGATTATAAATCCTGAAGAGGAGTTTGGTAAACGATTTGCTAATAGACTGTTGTATAGAAAAGCTATAGTTGAAACAGCTTTAGGTGAGGACTTACAACTGACAGAAATTAGCATTCAGCCAAAAATGATCGGTAAAACTCTTATAGAATTAGCATTACCGAAGAAATATGGGATAATGGTTGTTGGAATAAGAGATACTGAAACTGGAAAAATTGCTCAACCAAAGGCAGATGAGCCGCTTGATAAAAACATTAATCTCATTATTGTATCAAATGAGCACGCTATTCCAAAACTTTTGAAGGATTAA